One window from the genome of Nitrospirota bacterium encodes:
- a CDS encoding radical SAM protein produces MESLLLRREPFGGVLAEREGTKVKFLNHTGFEITYGIANGWSEDEIINHIKSKFDVSNMPLVKNDIKKFRRMVSNIKDWDSGESLWKDPSENKESSPIPALSAPLDLYWEVTKRCNLYCRHCYNESGSRDYEPSMEQMRSVVNELSSTKLRSIAISGGEPLMRKDLRTIIGWLRPLATNLVLATNGTLIDEQSVAWMGEMINEVNLSLDAGNKSAYEQFRGRRGTFDKCLRGLDLLVEQKVPVIIQTTISRFNIDSLKEIATLAIERGATAWIVRLPVFSGRAARNEGDFLSRNELIEKEPLLSEIRLQYQSKFADLQLGVNFMWSYQEPYTYVQIEDRAISCSAGTVGVLLTAEGTLAPCPLFSGTDFKSDAVWNGNFLKEWKTARCMQTMRSLRLNQIGQCFHCAHFKVKCSAGCRAKSYLSGDLYSTDPDCGYLN; encoded by the coding sequence ATGGAATCATTATTGTTACGCCGCGAGCCGTTCGGTGGAGTATTAGCGGAGCGAGAAGGAACAAAAGTAAAGTTTCTTAATCACACAGGGTTTGAAATAACCTATGGGATTGCCAACGGCTGGTCGGAAGATGAAATAATCAATCACATCAAATCAAAATTCGATGTATCAAATATGCCTTTAGTCAAAAACGACATCAAAAAATTTCGCAGGATGGTCTCGAATATAAAAGATTGGGATTCCGGTGAAAGCCTTTGGAAAGACCCGTCAGAAAATAAGGAATCCTCTCCTATTCCGGCACTATCCGCACCATTGGATTTATACTGGGAAGTTACCAAGCGATGCAATCTTTACTGTCGTCATTGTTATAACGAATCAGGCAGTAGAGATTATGAGCCGAGCATGGAACAGATGCGTTCTGTCGTAAATGAGCTAAGTTCAACAAAACTGAGAAGCATTGCGATATCGGGCGGTGAACCTTTGATGCGGAAAGACTTGCGGACGATTATCGGATGGCTTCGTCCCCTGGCGACAAATCTTGTATTAGCCACTAACGGAACTTTGATAGACGAACAGAGCGTTGCATGGATGGGAGAAATGATCAATGAAGTAAATTTAAGCCTAGACGCAGGCAATAAATCAGCATACGAACAATTTAGAGGTCGAAGGGGAACCTTTGATAAATGTCTTCGAGGACTGGATCTTTTAGTAGAACAAAAAGTCCCTGTTATAATCCAGACTACTATATCCAGATTCAACATAGATTCTCTCAAAGAGATTGCAACTTTGGCAATAGAGAGAGGCGCTACGGCCTGGATTGTACGGCTGCCCGTGTTCAGTGGTAGGGCTGCCCGAAATGAAGGTGATTTTCTCAGCCGGAATGAATTAATTGAAAAAGAGCCGCTCCTGTCCGAAATCAGATTACAATACCAATCAAAATTCGCAGACTTACAATTGGGGGTCAACTTCATGTGGAGTTATCAGGAACCTTATACTTATGTTCAGATAGAGGACAGGGCGATATCATGTTCCGCAGGAACTGTGGGCGTGCTTTTGACTGCAGAGGGTACATTAGCGCCTTGTCCCTTATTTTCGGGGACGGACTTCAAGTCCGACGCAGTCTGGAATGGTAACTTTCTTAAAGAATGGAAAACGGCTCGATGCATGCAGACTATGCGCTCCCTTCGTTTAAATCAGATTGGGCAATGTTTCCATTGCGCACACTTCAAAGTAAAATGCAGCGCTGGATGCAGGGCCAAGTCTTATTTGAGTGGAGATTTATATTCAACAGATCCAGACTGCGGTTACTTGAACTAA